Proteins encoded in a region of the Nicotiana tomentosiformis chromosome 9, ASM39032v3, whole genome shotgun sequence genome:
- the LOC104102706 gene encoding uncharacterized protein: protein MTKTQPTYMGRQQSPNAPPSSPPLPPPVHQDDADEDDETVKQLNQCSSLYLSLQDCLINTDRNWKSCQKEVQALKACNERIQKDKRS, encoded by the exons ATGACCAAGACACAACCAACATATATGGGCCGTCAACAATCTCCCAACGCGCCACCCTCTTCGCCGCCGTTGCCACCGCCGGTTCACCAGGACGATGCCGACGAAGATGATGAAACCGTGAAGCAGCTCAACCAATGCTCTTCTCTCTACTTATCTTTACAG GATTGTCTGATTAATACTGATCGGAACTGGAAGTCTTGTCAAAAAG AAGTTCAGGCTCTAAAGGCATGTAATGAAAGAATACAGAAGGACAAGAGGAGTTAG